Genomic segment of Streptomyces alboniger:
TCACGTCCGAGAGGTGGACGAGGGCTCCGCCGGGCGCGAGCATCTCCTAGACCGCCCCGGTGAACGGCCCGAGCCCCCGCGGCAGTTTTCCGGCCCGCGCCCGCACCCACCGCGTCGTCCCACTCCCAACCGGCCACCATGACCACCCACCTGCCTTCGACGCGACGGCCGACCGGTCAACGCACGCGGGTGGCTGTGGTCAAGCCGTGGCGTGGTGCCGGCTGTCCACCTCGGGAGTGGAGGTGCGGTCGGCCTCGTCCCTGGCCAGCAGGGAGAGCAAGGAGGCCACGGCCAGCCCGGATTCGGCCGGGTGGCGCAGCACCTTGCTGGGGTCGATCCGGTACGTGTTGGTTCGCCCCTCCCGGGTGTGGGAGAGGTAACCGTCCTCTTCCAGGTCCGCGATGATCTTCTGGACAGCACGCTCGGTGAGGCGGCAGTGCGCGGCGATGTCGCGGATGCGCGCGTTGTGATTGTCCGCGATCGCCGCCAGCACCCGCGCGTGGTTTGTGAGAAACGTCCATCCGGTGTGTGACTCGGGCACTCCATCCATGTGCCAACTCTAGCGACCAGACGTACACGATTTCAAAAACACGTACTACATTTCAGGTATTAGTTGACGTGTGTACGCCGCAACGGGCAGCCTGGGAGCGGCGAGAGGCGATAACGAGAGGGAGCAGCCATGCCGGAGCCCGCACACGCTGAGCAGTCCCTCCCGAGAGAGGGCGACGACTTCGGTGAACGAGACCGGACACCACTCCCCCTGCCGCCGTTGCCCACGACAGTGGACGTCGTTCCGGGCAGTTACCGGATGAGCGTGCTGGTGCGGGGACAGCTCGATCTCGACTCCGGGCGACGGCTTCGGTCCGGGTTGCGCCACACCGTCAGCCGGCCGGCCCGCACCATCGACCTCGACCTGAGCGGAGTGGGGTTCTGCGACTGCTCCGGTCTCAATCTTCTGCTCAGCCTGCGCCAGTGGGCGGTGGAACAGGGAAAGGCCATCGTCATCAGCGCCAGCAGCCCGGCTGTCGAGCGGATCCTAGAGCTGACCGGGACCCGCGACCTGTTCACCGCTGAGGGCCAGGAGGAGGATTTGGTGACGGCCCCGGCCGACTGCGACGCGGGACCCATCGGCAGTGGCGCGGAGCCGATCCGCGGTGACCCCGGGCCGGGTCGCGGTCAGGCCGCGCCGCACGAGGAGGAGGCGGAGTACGAGGAGTCGGAACAGGAGCTGCGGGCCGTGGTCGCCCAGTTGCGGCGGGCCATGCAGACCCGGCCCACCATCGACCTGGCCCGCGGCATCCTGATGTCCTCCTTCAACCTGAGCCCCGAGGCCGCCTGGGACGTCCTGGTCACGGCCTCGCAGAACACCAACACCAAGCTGTACCGCCTGGCAGGGGACCTGGTGGGCACCGTCCAGGGCGGCGCGCTGTCCGAAGCCGTGCGGGAACAGGTCGCGGCCGCCGTGGCCAAGACGAACACGGCACAGGCGAAGTCGCCCAGAGCGCCGCGTCCGACCTGAGCGCCGCGCGGACCGGCCCGTCCCCCCTCCCCGGGCCGGTCCGTGCGGCGCCGCCATGGGACACGCCCTACGGCGGCTAACCGGCCTTCTTCTTGTCGAACCAGATGGTCGCCGCCGTGGGGACCAGTCCGGCCCAGAAGAGGAGTTGGGGCACGGCCCGGTCCGTCCAGGGGATCTCGGCGATCAGCACGGCGCACGCCATGGCACAGGCCGCCTGGGCCATGACGACACGGGCCCAGCGGCCGCGGCGGATCAGGGAACGGACGTTGAGCTGGACGCCCGTACGCAGTCGGCGGTAGCGGCGCCAGGCCCCGAAGGCCCAGATCACGGCCATGATGAACAGGAACCACAGGCGCTGGCCGACAGGGATGGGCAGCTCGGGGGCGGGCCGGTCGTCCGAGGGGAAGACGTCGACCATGGCGCCCGCCAGGCCCACACAGAGCAGGGCGAGCCAGCGCGTGCCGCGCAGGAGGCGGTAGGTGGCATGGTCGAGTTGCTGCCGCATGTCGGCGGAGTCCGGCTCGACGGCGAGAGCGTCCGCGTACAGCTCGGCGGCCTCGCCGGCTCCCACGCCCGGCGCCCGGGCCGCCTTACTCGTCTGGCGGGCGAGCGCCTCCGCGTGGTGGGGGTCGATGCGGAGGATGGCCTCGTCGAGCATGTCGGAGACCGTGCCGTTTCCGGCCATGCTGGCGATGCGGTGCGCGATCTCGTGGGCGTAGACGTCCTCGGGGCCCAGCCGGAGCGCCTCCATCGCGACGTCAGCTGCTTCGCGGGTGACGCGGTCGATGGCCTCGGCGGTGAGTTGCCGGGCGCCGCTCTCCTGGCTGTAACGGACCAGCGCCTCGCGCCACATGGCGTCGGCGAGCATGGCGTGGGCGAACGAGTCCTCGGGGGCGACACGGATCAGCTCGCGCAGTACGGGCTGGACCTTGAGCCAGCCGTTGTCGCGCACCATCGCCTGGGCGCGCAGGCGCAGCGCGCCGTAGTCCTCGGGGGCCAGCCTGAGGGCCTCGTCGGCCGCCGCCGTCGCGTCCTTGGGCCGATCCTGGCTGAGGTGGCAGTAGCCGATCTTGACCCAGGCGCGCAGGTCGCCGGGGTCCTCGGCGAGGTGGCCGGCCAGGAGTGCCAGGGCCTGGTCATAACGGTCGAGCTCGATCAGGGCCTGGGCCTTCTCGACGGTCGGGTGCAGCGTGCTCACAGCTTCCGCTTCTTCTTCAGGTAGGTGATCAAGTCGTCGTACGCGCCGCCGTCGTTCGCGTACATGGCGACGTTGCGCGCCGACGCGAACCACGGCTCGGTGGACGGGACGGTCTGCTTCGCGGCGTTCAGCAGGTCCCGCATGCCGATCATGCGGACCGTGCCGGTGCGCGCCGACTCCAGCAGGGCGCTCTCGGCCGCCGCCTCGCACAGGTGGGCCAGGTCGGCGCCGGACAGGCCGTCCGTGGCTTTGACGAGCTTGCCCAAGTCGATGTTCTCGACGGGGCGTTCCTGGAGGTGGTAGCGGAGGATGCTCTCGCGTGCCGGGGCGTCGGGCGGCAGGACGAGCAGGGTGCGGTCGAGGCGGCCGGGCCGGCGCAGGGCGATGTCCACGTCCCAGGGGGCGTTGGTCGCGGCGAGCACGAAGACGCCTTCGTTGGCCGCGGAGTCGATGCCGTCCAGCTCGGTCAGGAGCTGGTTGACGGTGTTGCGCATGCCGCTGTGCTGAGTGCGGCTGCGCTTGGCGCCGAGCGCGTCGAGTTCGTCGAGGAAGATGACGCAGGGCGCCTGGCGGCGGGCGGTCTGGAAGATCTCGTGCATGTTGCGCTCGGAGTTGCCGATCCACATGTCGAGGACGTCGTTGACCGACACGGACAGGAAACCCGCCCCGAGTTCACCGGCGATGGCGCGGGCGATGAACGTCTTGCCGCAGCCGGGCGGCCCGTACAGGAGGAGCCCGCCGCGCAGGCTCTTGCCGTACAGCTTGCGCAGCTCGGGGTTGCGCATCGGGGCGAGGAACGCCGCCTCCAGGCGCTCCTTGACCTCGTGCATGCCGCCGACGTCCGCCAGGCGGATCGTGCCGGGAGTGTCGACGTCCCAGGCAGCGGCGCCCTCGGGGTCGCCGCTGCCGTCGGTGGCCAGGGGGGTCTCGACGAAGCGGGGCGGGATCACGTCGCCGACCTGGTCCGCGGCGGCACGCCAGTCGAAACCGGTGCGGGTCCGGGGGCCCGCGGGTTCGGTTCCCGTGGCTTCGGTTCCTGCGGGTTCGGTCGCCGGGTGTTCGGCCGCCGGGTGTTCGGTCGCTGCCGGTCCGGTCGCCGTGGCGGGCGGGAGCGGCTGCGGCGGCGGGGCCTCGGCGGCAGGCCCGGCGGCGGGCACGCCCATCGCGCGGGCCATCAGCGCACGGGCCTGGCCGTCGCCCGGCG
This window contains:
- a CDS encoding helix-turn-helix transcriptional regulator, translated to MDGVPESHTGWTFLTNHARVLAAIADNHNARIRDIAAHCRLTERAVQKIIADLEEDGYLSHTREGRTNTYRIDPSKVLRHPAESGLAVASLLSLLARDEADRTSTPEVDSRHHATA
- a CDS encoding ANTAR domain-containing protein, which encodes MPEPAHAEQSLPREGDDFGERDRTPLPLPPLPTTVDVVPGSYRMSVLVRGQLDLDSGRRLRSGLRHTVSRPARTIDLDLSGVGFCDCSGLNLLLSLRQWAVEQGKAIVISASSPAVERILELTGTRDLFTAEGQEEDLVTAPADCDAGPIGSGAEPIRGDPGPGRGQAAPHEEEAEYEESEQELRAVVAQLRRAMQTRPTIDLARGILMSSFNLSPEAAWDVLVTASQNTNTKLYRLAGDLVGTVQGGALSEAVREQVAAAVAKTNTAQAKSPRAPRPT
- a CDS encoding tetratricopeptide repeat protein, with the translated sequence MSTLHPTVEKAQALIELDRYDQALALLAGHLAEDPGDLRAWVKIGYCHLSQDRPKDATAAADEALRLAPEDYGALRLRAQAMVRDNGWLKVQPVLRELIRVAPEDSFAHAMLADAMWREALVRYSQESGARQLTAEAIDRVTREAADVAMEALRLGPEDVYAHEIAHRIASMAGNGTVSDMLDEAILRIDPHHAEALARQTSKAARAPGVGAGEAAELYADALAVEPDSADMRQQLDHATYRLLRGTRWLALLCVGLAGAMVDVFPSDDRPAPELPIPVGQRLWFLFIMAVIWAFGAWRRYRRLRTGVQLNVRSLIRRGRWARVVMAQAACAMACAVLIAEIPWTDRAVPQLLFWAGLVPTAATIWFDKKKAG
- a CDS encoding ATP-binding protein; the encoded protein is MSEDSPLIRSLRTAVEAAPADVPLRLHLAELMLDAGQPDAAVAEVAVALQHAPGDGQARALMARAMGVPAAGPAAEAPPPQPLPPATATGPAATEHPAAEHPATEPAGTEATGTEPAGPRTRTGFDWRAAADQVGDVIPPRFVETPLATDGSGDPEGAAAWDVDTPGTIRLADVGGMHEVKERLEAAFLAPMRNPELRKLYGKSLRGGLLLYGPPGCGKTFIARAIAGELGAGFLSVSVNDVLDMWIGNSERNMHEIFQTARRQAPCVIFLDELDALGAKRSRTQHSGMRNTVNQLLTELDGIDSAANEGVFVLAATNAPWDVDIALRRPGRLDRTLLVLPPDAPARESILRYHLQERPVENIDLGKLVKATDGLSGADLAHLCEAAAESALLESARTGTVRMIGMRDLLNAAKQTVPSTEPWFASARNVAMYANDGGAYDDLITYLKKKRKL